The following proteins come from a genomic window of Nostoc sp. TCL26-01:
- a CDS encoding ABC transporter ATP-binding protein produces MVNNQSCPVPLLAATGLCKSFGGIKAVKEAKIEVAQGSITGLIGPNGAGKTTLFNLLSNFIRPDKGRVVFDGEPIQHLQPHQIAQQGMVRTFQVARTLSRLSVLENMLLAAQKQTGENFWQVQLQPHVVAKEEKQLQERAMFLLESVGLAQKAHEYAGGLSGGQRKLLEMGRALMTNPKLILLDEPAAGVNPRLIDDICDRIITWNRQEGMTFLIIEHNMDVIMSLCDRVWVLAEGQNLADGTPPEIQSNSQVLEAYLGK; encoded by the coding sequence TTGGTAAATAACCAGTCATGCCCTGTGCCTTTATTAGCAGCTACCGGACTTTGTAAAAGTTTCGGCGGGATCAAAGCTGTGAAGGAGGCAAAAATCGAAGTTGCTCAAGGTAGCATTACTGGCTTGATTGGCCCCAATGGTGCTGGTAAAACTACTTTATTTAATTTACTTTCCAATTTCATCCGCCCAGACAAAGGACGTGTCGTTTTTGACGGCGAACCCATTCAGCACTTACAACCGCATCAAATTGCCCAACAAGGAATGGTGCGGACTTTTCAGGTAGCCCGCACCTTATCGCGGTTGTCGGTGTTAGAAAATATGCTACTGGCAGCCCAAAAACAAACTGGGGAGAATTTTTGGCAGGTGCAGTTACAACCGCACGTAGTTGCTAAGGAAGAAAAGCAATTGCAAGAACGCGCGATGTTTTTGTTAGAGTCTGTGGGTTTGGCACAAAAAGCTCATGAATATGCTGGTGGTTTATCTGGTGGACAACGCAAGCTGCTAGAAATGGGTAGGGCTTTGATGACGAACCCCAAGTTGATTTTGCTGGATGAACCAGCCGCCGGCGTGAACCCCAGATTAATTGATGATATTTGCGATCGCATTATTACTTGGAATCGCCAAGAAGGCATGACTTTCTTAATTATTGAACATAACATGGACGTGATCATGTCTTTGTGCGATCGCGTGTGGGTACTAGCTGAAGGACAGAATCTAGCCGATGGTACACCACCAGAAATTCAAAGTAATTCCCAAGTTTTAGAAGCTTATTTAGGGAAATAA